GTCGCCGACGTAGCCGAACATCTCCGACAACGGCACCAGAGCACGGACGACGCGGGCGCCACTGCGCTCCTCCATCGCCTGAATGATGCCGCGGCGGGAGTTGAGGTCGCCGATGACGTCACCCATGTTCTCCTCGGGAGTGGTGACCTCAACAGCCATCATCGGCTCGAGCAGTGCGGGGTCGGCCTTGCGGGCCGCGTCCTTCATCACCATCGAGCCGGCGATCTTGAATGCCATTTCCGACGAGTCGACCTCGTGGTACTGGCCGTCCAGCAGGGTGAGCTTGATGCCCACCAGCGGGAAGCCGGCGAGGATGCCGTACTGCATGGCGTCCTGCGCACCCGCGTCCACCGACGGGATGAACTCCCGGGGGATGCGGCCACCGGTCACGCCGTTGGCGAACTCGTAGGTCGGCGCGTCGTTGCCCAGCGGCAGCGGCTCCAGGCTGACGATCACCCGAGCGTACTGGCCGGAGCCACCGGTCTGCTTCTTGTGGGTGTACTCGACCTTGTCCACCTTGCGGCGGATGGTCTCGCGGTACGCCACCTGCGGCTTACCGATGTTCGCCTCGACGTTGAACTCGCGGCGCATCCGGTCGACCAGGATGTCCAGGTGCAGCTCGCCCATGCCGGAGATGACCGTCTGACCGGTCTGGTCGTCCAGCTTGACGCGGAAGGTCGGGTCCTCCTCGGCCAGCCGCTGGATGGCGGTGCTGAGCTTCTCCTGGTCGGCCTTGGTCTTCGGCTCGATGGCGACCTCGATGACCGGCTCCGGGAAGGTCATCGACTCCAGGATGACCGGGTTCGCCGGGTCACACAGGGTGTCACCGGTGGTGGTCTGCTTGAGACCCTGCACCGCGATGATGTCGCCGGCCTGGGCAGAGCCGCGCTCTTCCCGCTTGTTGGCGTGCATCTGGTAGATCTTGCCGATCCGCTCCTTGCGGTCCTTGGTGGAGTTGACCACCTGGGAGCCGGACTCGAGCGTGCCGGAGTAGATGCGCACGTAGGTGAGCTTGCCGAGGTGCTTGTCCGTCTGGATCTTGAAGGCCAGACCGGAGAACGGCTCGGCCACCGCCGGCTTACGCAGCAGCGGGGTCTCACCGTCGGTGGCGGTGCCCTCGATCGCCGGGATGTCCAGCGGCGACGGCAGGTACGCGACGACCGCGTCCAGCATCGGCTGGATGCCCTTGTTCTTGAAGGCGGTGCCGGTGAGGACCGGGTTGGCCTTGCCGCCGATGGTGGCCCGACGGATGGCGGCCTTGATCTCCTCGACGGAGATCTCCTCGCCCTCCAGGTACTTCTCCATCACCGAGTCGTCGACGTCGGCGAGGGTCTCCATCAGCTTCTCGCGCCACTCGGCGGCGGAGTCGGCGAGGTCGGCCGGGATCTCCTCGACCGCGTAGTCCTCACCCTTCTGGGTCTCGCCACGCCAGGTGAGGGCCCGCATCTCGACCAGGTCGACCACGCCGATGAAGTCGCTCTCGGCGCCGATCGGGATCTGGAGCACCAGCGGAGTGGCGTTCAGCCGGTCGATCATCATCTGCACGCAGCGGAAGAAGTCCGCGCCGGTACGGTCCAGCTTGTTGACGAAACACATCCGGGGGACGTTGTACTTGTCCGCCTGACGCCAGACGTTCTCCGTCTGCGGCTCCACGCCGGCCACGCCGTCGTAGACCGCGACCGCACCGTCCAGGACACGCAGCGACCGCTCCACCTCGACCGTGAAGTCGACGTGGCCGGGCGTGTCGATGATCTGGATCGTGTGGCCCTTCCACTCGCACTTCGTGGCGGCGGAAGTGATGGTGATACCGCGCTCCTGCTCCTGCTCCATCCAGTCCATGACGGCAGCGCCCTCGTGGACCTCACCGATCTTGTACGTGATACCGGTGTAGAACAGGATTCGCTCGGTGGTAGTGGTCTTACCGGCATCGATGTGCGCCATGATGCCGATATTGCGTACGTTGGCGAGCGCGTCTGCGGCGGCCACTTCAATCCCTACTTATCGTCGTCTCGACACAACTGGTGGCGGTCCCGGCGCCGGATGGGCACCGGGACCAAGCTGTTACCAGCGGTAGTGCGCGAAGGCCTTGTTGGACTCCGCCATCTTGTGCGTGTCCTCGCGCCGCTTGACGGCGGCACCGAGGCCGTTGCTCGCGTCCAGCAGCTCGTTCATCAGCCGCTCGACCATGGTCTTCTCCCGGCGGGCCTTGGAGTAGGTCACCAGCCAGCGCAGGCCGAGGGTGGTCGCCCGGGCCGGACGGACCTCGACCGGCACCTGGTAGGTCGCGCCACCGACACGGCGGCTGCGGACCTCGAGAGTCGGCTTGACGTTGTCCATCGCGCGCTTGAGCGTGACGACCGGGTCGGTGCCGGACTTCTCCCGGCAGCCCTCCAGGGCCGCGTACACGATGCGCTCGGCGAGCTGGCGCTTGCCGCGCAGGAGGATCTTGTTCACCAGCTGGGTGACCAACGGCGAGTTGTACACCGGGTCAGCGACCAGCGGCTTCCGCGGAGCGGGTCCCTTACGCGGCATGTCAGCTCTTCTCCTTCTTGGCGCCGTAGCGGCTGCGCGCCTGCTTGCGGTTACGGACACCCTGGGTGTCCAGCGAACCGCGGACGATCTTGTAACGCACACCGGGGAGGTCCTTCACCCGGCCGCCACGGACGAGCACGATCGAGTGCTCCTGCAGGTTGTGACCCACGCCCGGGATGTAGGCGGTCACCTCGATCTGGCTGCTGAGCTTCACACGAGCGACCTTGCGCAGCGCGGAGTTCGGCTTCTTGGGAGTGGTGGTGTACACACGGGTGCACACGCCGCGCCGCTGAGGGGAACCCTTCAGCGCCGGGGTCTTGGTCTTGGTCGTCTTGGCCTGTCGGCCCTTGCGGACCAGCTGCTGGATCGTGGGCACCGGGTTTCTCCGCTCCCTTCGGCCGCTCACGCGGCCGCGCTCGCTCGGTCGGCCTGATGACCGACCCTCCTACATTCCGACCAGGTCCACCTCGCGGTGGTCCCGGCACCCGCGGTCGGGCGTGTCGCCCGAGCACGGTCCCGGTTCCGGTTCCGACGCTCACGCGGAGGTTCCGGGTTGTGTCACCGGCGCGCGGATCTCCGCCGCCGGGTCTTCTGGCTCAGTCGTGTCGCTGTTCGGATGCCGGTATCACCGGATCCCGCGCACGCACGAGTTGCCCGGGCAAGCCCGGGCGCAAGGGGAAAGAGTACCTACCACAGCCGTGCAGGTCAAAACGGATGACCCGCCGGACTTCTCACTGCTCGCCGGCCGGGCTCGTCACGCCTCACGCCTGTGATGGGCACCTACGGAGACAAGTGTACCGGCTCCGCCGGAAACCGGACCGGTAGCCCCTGGGCGGGACCGATCGGTATCCGGCGCTCGCCCGCTCGTCCCGACCCGACGTGGGCCGGATCTCAGGTCAGCGTCAGCAGCAGCGCCAGCCCCAGGCCCGACAGGCAGAGCAGAAGACCGGCACCACCGCAGCTGATCCCGGCGATCGCCACGCCACGGCCGGTGAACCGGACCGCCGGCGGTGCGGCCGGGCGGCGGATCTGCCGGAGGCCGAGCAGGCCGGCCACCACGGCGCCGGCACCGGTCAGGCTGCCCAGCACGGCGAAGGCACCGGCGGCCCAGGCTCCCCCGCCCGTGCCTCCCCCGACCGCGCCGATGCAGATGGTCAGGAACGAGATCAGGATCGAGGTGATGCCGGCCACCAGCGAGCCGACCGCCAGCCCGGACGTGACCGGGGGTACGTCCAGGTGCACGGTCGCGAACGGGGTACCGGGCACCGGCTCCACCCGTTTGGGCGGCCGGGGACGCTCCTGCGGCGGTGGACCGGCCGCC
Above is a window of Verrucosispora sp. NA02020 DNA encoding:
- the fusA gene encoding elongation factor G yields the protein MAAADALANVRNIGIMAHIDAGKTTTTERILFYTGITYKIGEVHEGAAVMDWMEQEQERGITITSAATKCEWKGHTIQIIDTPGHVDFTVEVERSLRVLDGAVAVYDGVAGVEPQTENVWRQADKYNVPRMCFVNKLDRTGADFFRCVQMMIDRLNATPLVLQIPIGAESDFIGVVDLVEMRALTWRGETQKGEDYAVEEIPADLADSAAEWREKLMETLADVDDSVMEKYLEGEEISVEEIKAAIRRATIGGKANPVLTGTAFKNKGIQPMLDAVVAYLPSPLDIPAIEGTATDGETPLLRKPAVAEPFSGLAFKIQTDKHLGKLTYVRIYSGTLESGSQVVNSTKDRKERIGKIYQMHANKREERGSAQAGDIIAVQGLKQTTTGDTLCDPANPVILESMTFPEPVIEVAIEPKTKADQEKLSTAIQRLAEEDPTFRVKLDDQTGQTVISGMGELHLDILVDRMRREFNVEANIGKPQVAYRETIRRKVDKVEYTHKKQTGGSGQYARVIVSLEPLPLGNDAPTYEFANGVTGGRIPREFIPSVDAGAQDAMQYGILAGFPLVGIKLTLLDGQYHEVDSSEMAFKIAGSMVMKDAARKADPALLEPMMAVEVTTPEENMGDVIGDLNSRRGIIQAMEERSGARVVRALVPLSEMFGYVGDLRSKTQGRASYSMQFDSYAEVPSSVAKEIIAKATGE
- the rpsL gene encoding 30S ribosomal protein S12, which encodes MPTIQQLVRKGRQAKTTKTKTPALKGSPQRRGVCTRVYTTTPKKPNSALRKVARVKLSSQIEVTAYIPGVGHNLQEHSIVLVRGGRVKDLPGVRYKIVRGSLDTQGVRNRKQARSRYGAKKEKS
- the rpsG gene encoding 30S ribosomal protein S7 → MPRKGPAPRKPLVADPVYNSPLVTQLVNKILLRGKRQLAERIVYAALEGCREKSGTDPVVTLKRAMDNVKPTLEVRSRRVGGATYQVPVEVRPARATTLGLRWLVTYSKARREKTMVERLMNELLDASNGLGAAVKRREDTHKMAESNKAFAHYRW